In Vanacampus margaritifer isolate UIUO_Vmar chromosome 18, RoL_Vmar_1.0, whole genome shotgun sequence, a genomic segment contains:
- the LOC144038828 gene encoding alpha-N-acetylgalactosaminide alpha-2,6-sialyltransferase 2-like, whose product MVLHADRIFAWLVVGSLGVVFFVLLQGNLSVNVSWTTFSDKFELVADETIATKWYHKENITISKASVVFYTTSTEMVTYLPTRVVSPETPMPILLKTNFSKLPAWDFEDVYNQDAAPRNTLCQHSLRNLKDESFKKVFLPNIRLFLHKGNINMSEWNRLSHFNNPFGFMGYSYKDVMSSVKLIPKPKEPLLSPKPGGDGCIHCAVVGNGGILNDSKKGKEIDGHDYVFRMNGAVTEGYEEDVGNKTSVYVHTAHSITTSLSLFKKYGYKSVPHDEGIKYVMIPEGLRDFQWLGGLLRGERVPLGPYRKKWPRTYYTGQYNESRFYVLHQDFLRYVRNRFLKSPRLNKRSWALLRPTNGAFTLFLALHTCDTVDAYGFMTKDYAKYSNYYFQRRVKSRVTFFANHDYKLEMRSWEKLHDSVIIRLYQRSEKERTKKKWLNNNNNNNNTSV is encoded by the exons ATGGTCCTCCACGCCGACAGAATTTTTGCTTGGCTGGTCGTCGGCTCCCTcggcgttgttttttttgttttacttcagGGAAACCTGTCGGTAAATGTCAG CTGGACCACTTTCTCTGATAAATTTGAACTAGTCGCAGATGAGACTATCGCCACAAAATGGTATCACAAGGAAAACATCACCATCTCAAAAGCCAGCGTCGTCTTTTATACAACATCTACCGAGATGGTGACGTACCTGCCCACGCGTGTCGTCAGCCCAGAGACCCCCATGCCCATTCTTTTGAAGACAAACTTCTCCAAACTTCCCGCGTGGGATTTTGAGGACGTGTACAACCAGGATGCTGCACCCAGAAACACG CTGTGCCAACACTCTCTGAGGAATTTGAAGGACGAGAGCTTCAAAAAGGTCTTCCTTCCCAACATACGTTTATTCCTGCACAAGGGTAACATCAACATGAGCGAGTGGAACAGACTCTCACATTTCAACAATCCATTTGGCTTCATGGGATACTCTtacaaag ATGTCATGTCCTCAGTCAAGTTGATTCCAAAGCCGAAGGAGCCTCTGCTCTCCCCAAAGCCAGGCGGCGACGGTTGCATCCACTGCGCCGTAGTGGGCAATGGCGGTATCCTCAACGActccaaaaaaggaaaagaaatcGACGGGCATGATTATGTCTTTCG GATGAACGGCGCGGTCACCGAGGGTTACGAGGAGGACGTGGGGAACAAAACGTCCGTCTACGTCCACACGGCGCACTCCATCACGACGTCTTTGAGTTTATTCAAGAAATACGGCTACAAGTCAGTCCCCCACGATGAG GGAATCAAGTATGTGATGATTCCAGAAGGCCTGCGGGACTTCCAGTGGCTCGGAGGTCTCCTCAGAGGAGAGAGGGTGCCGCTTGGACCGTATCGTAAAAAATG GCCACGGACGTACTACACGGGGCAGTACAACGAGAGCCGCTTCTACGTCCTGCATCAGGACTTCCTGCGATACGTTCGCAACAG GTTCCTGAAGTCTCCACGGCTAAATAAACGTTCCTGGGCGCTACTCCGACCAACTAATGGCGCTTTTACACTCTTCCTGGCTCTTCACACGTGTGACACA GTGGACGCATATGGCTTCATGACGAAAGACTACGCCAAGTATTCCAATTACTATTTCCAGAGGCGCGTAAAAAGCCGCGTGACTTTCTTCGCCAACCACGACTACAAGCTGGAAATGAGAAGCTGGGAGAAGCTTCACGACAGTGTGATCATTCGTCTGTACCAGAGAAGTGAAAAAGAGCGCACCAAAAAGAAAtggctaaataataataataataataataacactagTGTCTGA
- the mxra7 gene encoding matrix-remodeling-associated protein 7 isoform X2: MDLTLLLSAVIFTLLALVVATSLLNGSSRSLSSPAESYPAGPDTGGKTAAKQNGHIPQNSKPGKAEEAPVAAAAAAAAGDDWCELSGSSHDHWDVVKSVLSTDGDAESPEVNDKSEFHANNTLKYLPGKSRSHHMEMMMSKEELEEEQRVQREQLAAIFQLLKDNTETFGDVSEGDMEEQLRLYSI; the protein is encoded by the exons ATGGATTTGACTTTATTGTTATCAGCCGTCATCTTCACGCTGCTCGCCCTGGTGGTCGCAACGTCGCTTTTGAACGGCTCCTCCCGATCGCTGTCATCTCCGGCCGAGAGTTACCCGGCTGGACCCGACACAGGAGGCAAGACAGCGGCCAAGCAGAACGGCCACATACCGCAAAACAGCAAGCCGGGGAAGGCGGAGGAGGCgccggtggcggcggcggcggcggcggcggcgggggacGATTGGTGCGAGCTGAGCGGCAGCTCCCACGACCACTGGGACGTGGTCAAATCTGTGCTATCA ACCGACGGAGATGCAGAGAGCCCGGAAGTCAACG ATAAATCAGAGTTCCACGCAAACAATACCTTGAAGTACCTCCCTGGAAAGTCGCGCTCGCACCACATGGAGATGATGATGTCCAAGGAGGAGCTAGAGGAGGAGCAGAG GGTACAGCGGGAGCAGCTGGCCGCCATCTTCCAGCTGCTAAAGGACAACACGGAAACGTTCGGCGATGTTTCCGAGGGCGACATGGAGGAGCAGCTGCGTCTCTACTCCATCTGA
- the mxra7 gene encoding matrix-remodeling-associated protein 7 isoform X1 yields MDLTLLLSAVIFTLLALVVATSLLNGSSRSLSSPAESYPAGPDTGGKTAAKQNGHIPQNSKPGKAEEAPVAAAAAAAAGDDWCELSGSSHDHWDVVKSVLSEEVETRPASEEPEPAAVAAAPAERSSSSSATSSLSVPRPDSRHASFDSSSEASSGRGRRSFIGLSDQELLKCAFSYPQTDGDAESPEVNDKSEFHANNTLKYLPGKSRSHHMEMMMSKEELEEEQRVQREQLAAIFQLLKDNTETFGDVSEGDMEEQLRLYSI; encoded by the exons ATGGATTTGACTTTATTGTTATCAGCCGTCATCTTCACGCTGCTCGCCCTGGTGGTCGCAACGTCGCTTTTGAACGGCTCCTCCCGATCGCTGTCATCTCCGGCCGAGAGTTACCCGGCTGGACCCGACACAGGAGGCAAGACAGCGGCCAAGCAGAACGGCCACATACCGCAAAACAGCAAGCCGGGGAAGGCGGAGGAGGCgccggtggcggcggcggcggcggcggcggcgggggacGATTGGTGCGAGCTGAGCGGCAGCTCCCACGACCACTGGGACGTGGTCAAATCTGTGCTATCA GAGGAGGTGGAAACCCGTCCCGCCAGCGAGGAGCCGGAGCCGGCGGCTGTCGCGGCGGCTCCGGCCGagcgctcctcctcctcgtcggcGACGTCCAGCCTGTCCGTGCCGCGGCCCGACTCCAGGCACGCCAGCTTCGACTCGTCGTCCGAGGCGTCGTCGGGGCGCGGCCGGCGCTCCTTCATCGGGCTCTCTGATCAGGAGCTGCTAAAGTGTGCTTTCTCTTACCCCCAGACCGACGGAGATGCAGAGAGCCCGGAAGTCAACG ATAAATCAGAGTTCCACGCAAACAATACCTTGAAGTACCTCCCTGGAAAGTCGCGCTCGCACCACATGGAGATGATGATGTCCAAGGAGGAGCTAGAGGAGGAGCAGAG GGTACAGCGGGAGCAGCTGGCCGCCATCTTCCAGCTGCTAAAGGACAACACGGAAACGTTCGGCGATGTTTCCGAGGGCGACATGGAGGAGCAGCTGCGTCTCTACTCCATCTGA
- the srsf2a gene encoding serine and arginine rich splicing factor 2a: MSYGRPPPDVEGMTSLKVDNLTYRTSPETLRRVFEKYGRVGDVYIPRDRYTKESRGFAFVRFLDKRDAEDAMDAMDGALLDGRELRVQMARYGRPPDSLYSRRGAPQRRHEGRSMSPRRRRRSRSRSRSRSRSHRRHSRSRSRSYSRSRSRSKSKSRTPRRSKSKSPSRSKSRSRTPASNRGSRSRSKSKSRPKSPEDNGTEP; this comes from the exons ATGAGCTACGGTAGGCCGCCGCCAGACGTGGAGGGGATGACCTCCCTCAAAGTGGACAACCTGACGTACCGGACCTCCCCGGAGACGCTGCGCCGCGTCTTCGAGAAGTACGGCCGCGTGGGAGACGTGTACATCCCGCGGGACAGGTACACCAAGGAGAGCCGTGGTTTCGCCTTCGTGCGTTTCCTGGACAAACGCGACGCCGAAGACGCGATGGACGCCATGGACGGAGCTCTGCTCGACGGACGGGAGCTCCGCGTGCAGATGGCCCGCTATGGCCGGCCGCCAGACTCACTGTACAGCCGGAGAGGAGCTCCTCAGCGACGGCACGAAGG ACGTTCAATGAGCCCCCGCCGCCGCAGACGTTCCAGGAGCAGGAGTCGTTCCCGATCCAGGAGCCACCGTCGCCACTCTCGCTCCAGGTCCCGTTCCTACTCCCGATCCAGGTCCCGCTCCAAGTCTAAGTCCAGGACCCCAAGACGGAGCAAGTCCAAGTCCCCTTCTCGGTCCAAGTCAAGGAGCCGGACTCCCGCCTCCAACCGCGGGTCCAGATCCAGGTCAAAGTCCAAGAGTCGGCCCAAGTCTCCGGAGGACAACGGAACGGAGCCTTAG